The window GAGTACAACAGCCACATCTACAGTACAACATAGCATAATTTCAGATTTTAAAGAAATTACCAAAATGCGCTTGGCATTAAGTGTCGTGTTTTCTTCGCTTGCTGGTTACTTATTAGGTGTAGATACGGTAGATTATAAAACCCTTATTCTATTAGCCTTTGGAGGTTATTTTATGGTTGGTGCATCTAATGCGTTCAATCAAATTATAGAGAAAGATCTAGATGCTTTAATGGATAGAACCAAAGACAGGCCAGTTGCTGCAGGACGTATGTCTGTAAATACGGCCTTTGCCATTGCTTCTATTTTTACCGTTTTAGGAATCGTTATTTTATATATAATAAATCCGCAAACAGCCATGTTTGGAGCGATTTCTATATTTTTATATGCTTGTGTGTATACACCATTAAAAACAAAAACACCATTATCTGTGTTTGTAGGTGCTATTCCAGGAGCAATTCCATTTATGTTAGGTTGGGTTGCTGCTACTAATGATTTTGGTATCGAATCAGGGACCTTATTTGCTATACAGTTTTTCTGGCAATTCCCTCATTTCTGGGCTATTGGCTGGTTTTTATACGACGATTATAAAAAGGGAGGTTTCTTTATGTTACCTACTAGAAAAAAAGATAAAGGTACAGCAGTACAAACTATTGTATATACGGTATGGACGGTTTTAGCTTCGCTAATTCCAGCATTTGGTTTTACAGGAAAATTATACCTAACCCCAATTTCGGCAATTATTGTTGGACTTTTAGGTTTAGGATTGCTTTATTTTGCTTTACAATTATTTAAAAAAATGACAACACAAGCAGCAAAAACATTAATGATTGCTAGTGTTTCTTATATTACATTGCTACAAATAGTATATGTATTAGATAAATTTATACGTTAATCATGGATTTAACTCAAGGTACTTTACAAGAAAAACATGGCAGAGCAAAAAAGATGATGCTTTGGTTTGGTATAATTTCATTAGTGATGTCTTTTGCAGGATGGACAAGTGCTTTTGTAGTAAGTAGTGCTAGACCAGATTGGTTAAAAGATTTTGTATTACCTAATGCTTTTATAGTTAGTACCATTGTAATTATACTAAGTAGCATCACATTTATTTTAGCAAAACGTGCTTTAAAAAACAATAACAGACAACAAACTACTATATGGTTATTAACCACTTTAGTTTTAGGTGTTGTTTTCATAATTAATCAATTTCAAGGCTTTCAGCAAATCATAGATTTAGGGTATAACTTCACTGGTCCAACTAGTAATGTAACCATGTCTTATATCTATTTAATCGCAATGGTGCATATTTTGCACGTTATTGTTGGCTTGTTTTGCTTGTTGGTGGTAATTTATAATCATTTTAAACAAAAGTATAATGCTGCAAATATGCTAGGCTTCGAGCTAGCTGCAACCTTTTGGCATTTTATTGATATACTTTGGGTATATCTCTTTTTGTTTTTATATTTCGTGAGATAATTTTAACGCTTTTTTAAGGTTCTTTTTTAGCGTATTAGCTAAAGCTTACTTAGAGTCTTTTAAAATTTAGGGTTGGATGTTTCGTTAGAAAAATAAAATGATTATTTTTGTGCAACTTTTAATAACTAAACCAATTATATGAATACTACAGTAGCTACTGGAACAGAAGGTAAAACTTGGGGTGGAGGGAATAAACCTCTAACAGCAAGTTATGGAAAGATGATGATGTGGTTTTTCATCGTTTCCGATGCATTAACCTTCTCAGCGTTTTTAGCAGCCTATGGCTTCTCAAGATTTAAATTTATTGATTCTTGGCCAATTGCCGATGAAGTGTTTACTCACTTTCCTTTCTTACATGGTGTAGAAGCACCAATGTATTATGTTGCATTTATGACATTTGTACTTATTATGTCGTCTGTAACCATGGTACTTGCCGTAGATGCAGGTCACCATATGAATAAAGCAAAAGTTACTATTTACATGTTTTTAACTGTAATTGGTGGTATTATATTCGTTGGTTCTCAAGCTTGGGAATGGAATACTTTTATTAAAGGGGAGTTTGGAGCGGTACAAACTAAAGGTGGAAACATTTTACAGTTTGTGGATGCAGAAGGACACCGTGTTGCTGTAGCAGATTTCGCAAAAGTGGAAACAGGAACAAGAACACAACACGAAAGCAAAAACGGTTTATGGTTTGTAGATGAAGGTGCTTTACCAACATATACAATGGCGGAAATAAATAATGGTTTAGCTGCACATCCAGATGTGTTAGTAAGAACTCAAATTATTAACGCAGAAGGTGAAAAGACGGTCTTATCTAGAGAAGAGTCTATTAAACAACTAAAAGAAAATGGAAGATTATTTGTGCAAGGAGCAAACCTTCATGTAAATGAATACGGTTCTCCATTGTTTGCGGACTTCTTTTTCTTTATCACAGGTTTTCACGGTTTTCACGTATTTTCTGGGGTGGTACTTAATATCATTATATTCTTTAATGTTATTTTAGGAACTTATGAAAGACGTAAAAGCTACGAAATGGTTGAGAAAGTTGGTCTTTACTGGCACTTTGTAGATTTAGTTTGGGTATTTGTATTTACTTTCTTCTACCTAGTTTAATTAATTAAAAATTTATTTTTCATTTCCTGGAAGAAGGAAATCTAAAAAACACATAGAATGGCACACGAACATAAATTAGAAATATTTAGAGGTTTAGTTAAATTTAAATCCAATACAGCAAAAATCTGGGGTGTTTTAGCATTCTTAACTTTTGTTACAATAATTGAAGTAGCATTGGGTATTGCTAAACCAGAAGCTTTAATGGGTAAGTTTTTAGGGATGAAAATCTTAAACTGGATATTTATCATCTTAACCATTGTAAAAGCATATTACATTACTTGGGATTTCATGCACATGCGTGATGAAGTAAAAGCTTTAAGACGTATGGTAGTATGGACAGCAGTGTTCTTAATATTATACCTTGTATTTATTCTTTTACAAGAAGGAGGTTATATAGAATCTGTATATGCTTCAGGTTTTATTAAAAATGATTTTTAAAACATAATTTTTCAGTTAAATTATATATAAAAGGCGGTTATTAAACCGTCTTTTTTTATTTTTGTACTATGAACAAAAAACTGATTAAAAGAAATGTAATTCTTGGAATTTTATTCTTCCTTCCAGTAGTATTTCTCTTGTTTTTATATCCTGCAAAACACAATTATATTGCTTTAGATATTTTAGAAGAAAATGTATTAGACATTGCTTCTTTTACTTCCACAGAAAACGAAAGCATCTTACTTAAAGATCATATAACTATTTTAGGATTTCTAGGAAATAATCCCTTAGATAAGCTTACTGCAATGTCTAACTTAAAGGAGTTGATGTATGATAAGTTTAAAGGTTTTAAAAAGTTTCAGATTGTTATGGTGTTTCCAGATAGCGCTAAAGCGGAAGTGGAACAACTAAAAACCGAACTAAGTAAATACGAGTATTTAGAATATTGGAAATACGTTTCGGCTTCCGATGAAGAAATTCAAAAACTATATAGAAGTTTGCATTTAATTAAAGATTTGGATGCAAATCTTGCAACTAATGATGTGGTTATTATTGATAAAGAATTAAACTTAAGAGGAAGGATAGACGATAGATCCGACAGCGAAAAGCAAAAGAACAAGCCAGCATATCAAATGAAATCGTATGATTGTATTGAGGTTGCCGAATTGAAAAATAAAATGAGTGAAGATGTAAGAATCCTTTTTACAGAATACAGACAAAAACGAAAAGGAAACTTTAACTCCGAAACCAGAAGAGCCAACGATTTAAAAAACGTAACCGAATAAATTTGTCATTTCGAGCTTGTCGAGAAATCTATAAAATACATTCGTTTAAAATATAAGTTATGAGCAAAAAAGCCAATTATTCATATATAGGTATCGCATTAACCGTTTTAGTATTCGGAATTATTTTTATTCCTAGAATAGTAGATAGAGTTACAAGCAATGATATTACAAGAGAAGAGAGTAGAAGTGTTAGTGTGTCTAATGAAGATAGAACGATGCGAACTTCCGATTTAGCTTTTCTTGAAATTAATGGCGAAGCAAAAAAAGTACCTAGCTTTAGTTTTACAAACCAAGATGGTAGAACCATAACAGATAAAGATTATCTTGGAAAGGTTTACGTTATAGAATTTTTCTTTACAACATGTCCTACAATTTGTCCTAGAATGAGTAGTAACTTGGTAGAGATTCAAAATACATTTCCAGATAATAGAAACTTTGGTGTTGCCTCATTTACTATAAATCCTACACATGATACTCCGGAAGTATTAAAGGCTTATGCAGAAAAATATGGAATTACAAATCCGAATTGGAATCTAATGACAGGAGATGAAGAAGCCATCTATAAACTGGCGAATCAAGGTTTTAATTTATATACAGCAGTAGAAGCAGAAGCTGAAGGAGGTTTTGAACATTCTGGAAACTTT is drawn from Lacinutrix sp. WUR7 and contains these coding sequences:
- the cyoE gene encoding heme o synthase; the protein is MSTTATSTVQHSIISDFKEITKMRLALSVVFSSLAGYLLGVDTVDYKTLILLAFGGYFMVGASNAFNQIIEKDLDALMDRTKDRPVAAGRMSVNTAFAIASIFTVLGIVILYIINPQTAMFGAISIFLYACVYTPLKTKTPLSVFVGAIPGAIPFMLGWVAATNDFGIESGTLFAIQFFWQFPHFWAIGWFLYDDYKKGGFFMLPTRKKDKGTAVQTIVYTVWTVLASLIPAFGFTGKLYLTPISAIIVGLLGLGLLYFALQLFKKMTTQAAKTLMIASVSYITLLQIVYVLDKFIR
- a CDS encoding heme-copper oxidase subunit III, whose amino-acid sequence is MDLTQGTLQEKHGRAKKMMLWFGIISLVMSFAGWTSAFVVSSARPDWLKDFVLPNAFIVSTIVIILSSITFILAKRALKNNNRQQTTIWLLTTLVLGVVFIINQFQGFQQIIDLGYNFTGPTSNVTMSYIYLIAMVHILHVIVGLFCLLVVIYNHFKQKYNAANMLGFELAATFWHFIDILWVYLFLFLYFVR
- a CDS encoding cytochrome c oxidase subunit 3, whose amino-acid sequence is MNTTVATGTEGKTWGGGNKPLTASYGKMMMWFFIVSDALTFSAFLAAYGFSRFKFIDSWPIADEVFTHFPFLHGVEAPMYYVAFMTFVLIMSSVTMVLAVDAGHHMNKAKVTIYMFLTVIGGIIFVGSQAWEWNTFIKGEFGAVQTKGGNILQFVDAEGHRVAVADFAKVETGTRTQHESKNGLWFVDEGALPTYTMAEINNGLAAHPDVLVRTQIINAEGEKTVLSREESIKQLKENGRLFVQGANLHVNEYGSPLFADFFFFITGFHGFHVFSGVVLNIIIFFNVILGTYERRKSYEMVEKVGLYWHFVDLVWVFVFTFFYLV
- a CDS encoding cytochrome C oxidase subunit IV family protein, whose protein sequence is MAHEHKLEIFRGLVKFKSNTAKIWGVLAFLTFVTIIEVALGIAKPEALMGKFLGMKILNWIFIILTIVKAYYITWDFMHMRDEVKALRRMVVWTAVFLILYLVFILLQEGGYIESVYASGFIKNDF
- a CDS encoding SCO family protein translates to MSKKANYSYIGIALTVLVFGIIFIPRIVDRVTSNDITREESRSVSVSNEDRTMRTSDLAFLEINGEAKKVPSFSFTNQDGRTITDKDYLGKVYVIEFFFTTCPTICPRMSSNLVEIQNTFPDNRNFGVASFTINPTHDTPEVLKAYAEKYGITNPNWNLMTGDEEAIYKLANQGFNLYTAVEAEAEGGFEHSGNFALIDKNGFIRSRMVNGNLVIYYNGMISEEEQVDDEGQEQQITMLKEDINKLLNE